From the Phycisphaerae bacterium genome, one window contains:
- a CDS encoding prepilin-type N-terminal cleavage/methylation domain-containing protein, producing the protein MGRRAFTLIEVLVVILLLALLAAIMFPDLQGDMRRRSLVESCDRLRSLIAMTHARAMQDGLRYRIQFPGTPDPNDPQARKDIDVPLKTDQPEMQRQADPLGNPDAYEPFDASWRPAQVLQPGTRCVAVLAGKPSFDISPHSPIAGPQVTEGITSMVPLTMNPDGTCDWVTFVITDLPPETEMTEEAAPRILNVIVDGRTGQVWIQRALRVREVELMNEYGASPILHTDFLDGSEITENNILEIHMDQGGVSGDGRPAPAGSGQ; encoded by the coding sequence ATGGGGCGGCGGGCGTTTACGCTAATCGAAGTCCTGGTGGTGATCCTGCTGCTGGCGCTACTGGCCGCCATCATGTTCCCGGATCTCCAGGGCGACATGCGGCGACGGTCGCTCGTGGAGTCGTGTGATCGTCTGCGATCCCTCATCGCGATGACGCACGCCCGGGCGATGCAGGACGGTTTGCGCTACCGGATCCAGTTTCCGGGCACGCCGGATCCGAACGATCCTCAGGCTCGCAAGGACATAGATGTGCCGCTGAAGACCGACCAGCCGGAGATGCAGCGCCAGGCGGATCCGCTGGGCAACCCGGATGCCTACGAGCCTTTCGACGCTTCCTGGCGGCCCGCCCAGGTGCTTCAGCCGGGTACGCGTTGCGTGGCCGTCCTCGCGGGCAAGCCGAGCTTCGACATCTCCCCGCACAGTCCGATCGCCGGCCCACAGGTCACCGAGGGCATCACCTCGATGGTGCCGCTGACCATGAACCCGGATGGCACATGCGACTGGGTCACCTTCGTGATCACCGATCTTCCGCCGGAGACGGAGATGACCGAAGAGGCGGCTCCGCGAATTCTGAATGTGATCGTAGACGGCCGGACGGGGCAGGTATGGATCCAGCGGGCCCTGCGGGTGAGAGAAGTGGAGCTGATGAACGAGTATGGAGCCTCGCCCATTCTGCATACCGATTTTCTGGACGGCTCCGAGATCACCGAGAACAACATTCTCGAAATCCACATGGACCAGGGCGGAGTCAGCGGCGATGGTCGGCCCGCTCCGGCCGGATCCGGGCAGTGA
- the gspG gene encoding type II secretion system major pseudopilin GspG, which yields MQRTRRIRRGRRQGFTLLEVLLVVGIIALLAAFVVPSFMGTQQSAENDIAKAMVDDGSQLATQLELFRMHMGKYPEELKELVEKPEGDDASKWHGPYINDLAKLKDPWGKELKYKYPGENRTEGYDLWSTGRDGEDGTDDDLSNWKKEQQS from the coding sequence ATGCAGAGAACGAGAAGGATTCGCAGAGGGCGGCGTCAAGGTTTCACGCTGCTCGAGGTGTTGCTGGTCGTCGGCATCATCGCCTTGCTGGCGGCGTTCGTGGTGCCGTCGTTCATGGGCACGCAGCAGAGCGCGGAGAACGACATCGCCAAGGCGATGGTGGACGACGGCAGCCAGTTGGCCACGCAGCTCGAGCTGTTCCGGATGCACATGGGTAAGTACCCCGAGGAGCTCAAGGAACTTGTGGAGAAGCCCGAGGGCGACGACGCTAGCAAGTGGCACGGCCCGTACATCAACGACTTGGCCAAGCTCAAGGATCCCTGGGGCAAGGAGTTGAAGTACAAGTACCCGGGTGAGAACCGCACGGAAGGATACGATCTCTGGAGCACGGGCCGGGACGGCGAGGACGGCACCGACGACGACCTCTCGAACTGGAAGAAGGAGCAGCAGTCGTAG
- a CDS encoding type II secretion system F family protein → MATFTYKAKTSSGETVTGVLTAESQQAVYRMLDDRALFPIKVTEGSQATRAAISGRTKKLKLRAVATFYNQLSDLLRAGVPVLRSIDVLARTASNPLLAEILKDIHNDVSGGETLADAMAKHPNAFNELAIAMVRAGEQGGFLEDVLMRISVFTERQDELRNKLVGSMVYPAILLFAGATVVTFLMTFVVPKIRGFLDQVEKPWITTVLFACCDFLRDHGMYALGGLAVVVIALIPVLRSEQGRYWIDRAKLRMPVMGGIVTMVALCRFSRILGTMLHNGVPILQALKISKDSAGNRILAAEIDKAAENVQRGEPLAAPLGSSGLFPPDIVDMIAVAEESNNLETVLVQIADSNEARTARQIDLGVRLLEPLMLMLMAVIVLVIAVSLLVPILRMSTVRH, encoded by the coding sequence ATGGCGACCTTCACGTACAAGGCGAAGACCAGCTCGGGTGAGACGGTCACGGGTGTGCTGACTGCCGAGAGCCAGCAGGCCGTCTACCGCATGCTCGACGACCGGGCCCTGTTTCCGATCAAGGTGACCGAAGGTTCGCAGGCGACCCGGGCGGCCATCAGCGGGCGGACCAAGAAGCTCAAGCTCCGGGCGGTGGCCACGTTCTACAATCAGCTTTCGGACCTGCTCCGAGCGGGCGTACCGGTACTCCGGTCGATTGACGTCCTGGCCAGGACGGCCTCCAATCCGTTGCTGGCCGAGATCCTCAAGGACATTCACAATGACGTGTCCGGGGGCGAGACGCTGGCCGACGCGATGGCCAAGCATCCGAACGCTTTCAACGAGCTGGCAATCGCCATGGTTCGGGCCGGCGAGCAGGGGGGGTTTCTGGAAGACGTGTTGATGCGGATTTCGGTGTTCACCGAGCGTCAGGACGAGTTGCGGAACAAGCTGGTCGGTTCGATGGTCTATCCGGCCATTCTGTTGTTTGCAGGCGCGACCGTGGTGACGTTCCTGATGACGTTTGTGGTTCCCAAGATCCGCGGGTTCCTCGACCAGGTGGAGAAGCCGTGGATTACGACGGTTCTTTTTGCCTGCTGCGACTTTCTGCGCGATCACGGGATGTATGCACTCGGCGGGCTGGCGGTAGTCGTGATCGCGCTGATTCCGGTGCTTCGCAGCGAGCAGGGTCGTTACTGGATCGACCGGGCGAAGTTGCGGATGCCGGTGATGGGCGGCATCGTGACCATGGTGGCCCTTTGCCGTTTCAGTCGCATTCTGGGAACCATGCTGCACAATGGCGTGCCCATTCTGCAGGCCCTGAAGATCTCGAAGGACTCGGCGGGCAATCGGATCCTGGCGGCTGAAATCGACAAGGCCGCGGAGAACGTGCAGCGGGGCGAGCCGCTGGCGGCGCCCTTGGGATCAAGCGGACTGTTTCCCCCGGACATCGTGGACATGATCGCGGTGGCCGAGGAGAGCAACAACCTGGAAACCGTGCTGGTTCAGATTGCGGACTCGAACGAGGCTCGGACGGCCAGGCAGATCGACCTGGGTGTGCGGCTGCTCGAGCCGCTGATGTTGATGCTCATGGCGGTCATCGTGCTGGTGATCGCGGTATCGCTGCTGGTGCCGATCCTGAGAATGAGCACTGTGCGGCATTGA
- a CDS encoding amidohydrolase, with protein MLYTLGGLSMSCIKRLWKYAALLTMLPVALQAQPTVAQPSTDNGDIRELKLKDWQPRSMLRTKVTEVPKAAFPVIDVHNHLGDGRKAAAIIEEMDAANIRTVVNLDGLWGDELKARLERLDKAYPGRFLTYALIDFKGIDDADWSERTARQLEADFKAGAKGLKFHKSLGLTVRYKDGRLMPIDDPKLDPVWETCARYGRPVMIHTSDPAAFFTPLDRFSERWHELNEHPGWLFANPKFPRRDELLAQRNRAIAKHPKTTFIGAHCGNNPEDLATVASWLDKYPNFYVDIDARINELGRQPYSARRFLIKYQDRIMFGTDTFPDRDAYRMYFRFLETDDEYFDSAGGHHRQGFWMIYGVFLPKEVLEKIYGKNAERIVLTDAVRAAQGS; from the coding sequence ATGCTGTATACCCTAGGAGGTCTATCCATGTCCTGCATCAAACGTCTGTGGAAATACGCCGCCCTGTTAACCATGCTGCCTGTCGCCCTCCAGGCTCAACCAACGGTCGCCCAACCATCCACCGACAACGGCGATATTCGCGAGCTCAAGCTCAAGGATTGGCAGCCCCGGTCAATGCTCAGGACCAAGGTCACCGAAGTGCCAAAGGCCGCCTTTCCGGTCATCGACGTGCACAACCACCTCGGCGACGGCAGGAAGGCCGCGGCCATCATCGAAGAGATGGACGCCGCCAACATCAGGACCGTCGTCAACCTGGACGGCTTGTGGGGAGATGAGCTCAAAGCCCGTCTTGAAAGGCTGGACAAAGCCTACCCGGGGCGGTTCCTGACCTACGCACTGATCGACTTCAAGGGCATAGATGATGCCGATTGGTCCGAGCGGACCGCACGTCAACTGGAAGCGGATTTCAAAGCCGGCGCCAAGGGCCTCAAGTTCCACAAGAGCCTCGGCCTGACCGTCCGCTACAAGGACGGCCGGCTCATGCCTATCGATGACCCGAAACTCGATCCCGTCTGGGAAACGTGCGCCAGGTACGGCCGGCCCGTCATGATCCACACCAGTGACCCAGCCGCCTTCTTTACACCCCTCGACCGGTTCAGCGAGCGCTGGCACGAGCTCAACGAGCACCCCGGCTGGCTCTTCGCCAACCCCAAATTCCCGCGAAGGGACGAGCTGCTCGCCCAGCGCAACCGGGCGATCGCCAAACACCCGAAGACAACCTTCATCGGAGCTCACTGCGGCAACAACCCGGAAGACCTGGCCACGGTTGCCTCCTGGCTCGACAAGTACCCCAACTTTTACGTGGACATCGACGCCCGGATTAACGAGCTCGGCCGCCAGCCCTACTCCGCCCGCCGCTTCCTCATCAAGTATCAGGACCGGATCATGTTCGGGACCGATACCTTTCCCGACCGCGACGCCTACCGGATGTACTTCCGATTCCTGGAAACCGATGACGAGTACTTCGACAGCGCCGGCGGCCATCACCGTCAGGGTTTCTGGATGATCTACGGTGTCTTCCTGCCCAAGGAAGTGCTGGAGAAAATCTACGGCAAGAACGCCGAGCGCATCGTCCTGACCGACGCGGTCCGCGCCGCCCAGGGGTCGTGA
- a CDS encoding radical SAM protein: protein MKIIAAITADLERTFSGRRSRLTDQLLGETVLRRTVKRVLAAKRLASVHLLVDKLQEERARQAVAGLGVRIETHQAGGVPWESYVASARKWSLDAWRGGLAGTCVFDESVHPWLLEALARREQAEGVVDVPAAAVLLDPVLLDAMVEHYEKVYAEVRMTFTQAAPGLSAAIYAPALLADLMKANQPPGRMMAYQPALPQRDLIMLPCFYPPEVEVRRACGRCVADTDAAMERITAILARAGGSADDPFTPDVLTVSRFLLERWGVRADPLPGEVEIELTTEDPLAATTIRPRGEIVGRRGPMADSVFDRLIEELARRDDVRVVLGGFGDPLHHPNWQRCVRKCLQVGVFGLAVRTTAARLDDAAIQTLVEARVDVLNVLIDAAAREKYLRVHNVDLYEQVVANIERLLAVQTERQQPQPIVVCELTKTTTTMEEMESFYDCWVSRVGTAVISGPSSYAGQWPDLSVMDMAPPKRVACERLFSRAMVLADGRMPVCDQDFKGLHTVGSVTESSFAALWSDQWMAEIRERHAAGRFHAMSLCPGCREWHRP, encoded by the coding sequence GTGAAGATCATTGCCGCGATTACTGCTGATTTGGAGCGCACTTTTTCGGGGAGGCGCTCGCGGCTTACTGACCAGTTGCTGGGCGAGACGGTGCTCCGCCGAACGGTGAAGCGTGTGCTGGCCGCCAAGCGATTGGCGAGCGTTCACCTGCTGGTGGACAAGTTGCAGGAGGAGCGAGCCAGGCAGGCGGTCGCGGGGCTGGGGGTGAGAATCGAGACCCACCAGGCGGGCGGCGTGCCGTGGGAGAGCTACGTTGCCAGTGCCCGCAAGTGGTCGTTGGACGCGTGGCGCGGGGGGTTGGCCGGAACCTGCGTGTTCGACGAGTCGGTTCATCCCTGGCTGCTGGAAGCCCTGGCCAGGCGGGAACAGGCCGAGGGCGTGGTCGACGTTCCCGCCGCGGCGGTGCTGCTCGACCCGGTTCTGCTGGACGCGATGGTCGAGCATTACGAGAAGGTGTATGCCGAAGTGCGCATGACCTTCACACAGGCGGCGCCGGGGCTCTCGGCCGCGATCTACGCTCCGGCCTTGCTGGCCGATCTGATGAAGGCGAATCAGCCGCCTGGGCGGATGATGGCCTACCAGCCGGCATTGCCGCAGCGGGACCTGATCATGCTGCCGTGTTTTTACCCTCCCGAAGTGGAGGTGCGGCGCGCCTGCGGGCGGTGCGTGGCGGACACGGATGCGGCCATGGAGCGAATCACCGCGATCCTGGCGCGGGCCGGCGGGAGCGCGGATGACCCGTTCACCCCCGACGTGCTCACGGTATCGCGGTTCCTGCTTGAGCGGTGGGGTGTGCGCGCGGACCCGCTGCCGGGGGAAGTCGAGATCGAATTGACCACGGAGGATCCGCTTGCAGCCACGACGATTCGGCCGCGTGGCGAGATCGTAGGTCGGCGCGGACCGATGGCCGATTCGGTTTTCGACCGGCTGATCGAGGAACTGGCCCGGCGTGACGATGTCCGCGTGGTCTTGGGTGGGTTTGGCGATCCATTGCATCATCCGAACTGGCAGCGGTGCGTGCGGAAGTGCCTCCAGGTTGGAGTCTTCGGGCTGGCCGTGCGCACGACGGCCGCCCGGCTCGACGATGCCGCGATTCAGACGCTGGTGGAGGCTCGTGTTGATGTGCTCAATGTGCTCATTGACGCCGCCGCGCGGGAGAAATACCTGAGGGTGCACAACGTCGATCTCTATGAGCAGGTCGTGGCCAATATCGAGCGGTTACTGGCGGTCCAGACGGAGCGCCAGCAGCCCCAGCCGATCGTGGTCTGCGAACTGACCAAGACCACGACGACGATGGAGGAGATGGAGTCGTTCTATGATTGCTGGGTCAGCCGGGTTGGCACGGCGGTCATCAGCGGGCCGAGCAGCTATGCCGGGCAGTGGCCCGACCTTTCTGTCATGGACATGGCTCCGCCGAAGCGAGTCGCCTGCGAACGGCTCTTCTCCAGAGCGATGGTCCTGGCCGATGGGCGGATGCCGGTCTGTGACCAGGATTTCAAGGGGCTGCATACGGTTGGGTCCGTGACTGAGAGCTCGTTTGCGGCCCTCTGGAGTGACCAGTGGATGGCCGAGATTCGCGAGCGACACGCAGCTGGCCGGTTCCACGCGATGTCCCTCTGTCCGGGGTGTCGGGAATGGCACCGGCCTTGA
- a CDS encoding motility associated factor glycosyltransferase family protein, producing the protein MAADTPSNSLARDEVYCRNMAALFRCDNRLAQRIDEYEPDGSIAVEAARTGVPTASVLPPGSDRPVSLHSKVDPLAEAARFAGSVEVGEDFCYVVSGFGLGHHLKALAARLKGDAFLVVTEPNLGMLKAALETVDVADLFARDRCIILTTEDKGEMQSRLEPHSTLMMMGAKFVSHPPSERVAGPFHAALRKMIADFMTYCRMSLVTLVTNSRITCRNITNNLPIYLSTPPIDPLRDRFKGYPGIVVSAGPSLRKNIDQLADLQSRAVLVAVQTTFKTLLDRGIRPHFVTALDYHEMSKRFFEGIGEVSQTHLVIEPKVTWHVPDHYPGPISVLSNSFARLCVGDRLAARDGLKAGATVAHLAFYLALYMGCDPIILVGQDLAYTNHVYYSPGVAIHGLWRPQLNRFSTIEMMEWERIVRTRHILMKVKDVQGRAVYTDEQLFTYLQQFEGDFSTVPGRVIDATEGGVRKAGTRVMSLAEAAGQYCTRPIPGELLAYREKTRWHDPSRLEAGRRELGRRIEEVDEMVVDCKEMVALLKELETLLNDPPAFNRRIAAVDALRVRIDGHDHAYQMISAVSQHAELQRFSADRRLKLTETEGIELARAQLARDLRFVEGVIEGAEALKEILSEGIARFDRAMAQRMC; encoded by the coding sequence ATGGCTGCCGACACCCCCAGCAACTCACTGGCCCGGGATGAGGTCTACTGCCGGAACATGGCGGCCCTGTTCCGCTGTGACAATCGCCTGGCCCAGCGGATCGACGAGTATGAGCCGGACGGTTCGATCGCGGTCGAGGCGGCCAGGACCGGCGTACCCACGGCCTCGGTCTTGCCGCCGGGCTCCGATCGACCGGTGTCGCTGCACAGCAAGGTAGATCCGCTGGCCGAAGCCGCACGGTTCGCCGGCAGCGTGGAGGTGGGCGAGGACTTCTGCTACGTGGTCAGCGGCTTCGGGCTGGGCCACCACCTCAAAGCCTTGGCTGCTAGGCTGAAGGGCGACGCCTTCCTGGTGGTGACCGAGCCGAACCTGGGCATGCTCAAGGCGGCGCTCGAGACGGTGGACGTGGCCGATCTGTTTGCCAGAGACCGCTGCATCATTCTCACCACCGAAGACAAGGGCGAGATGCAGAGCCGGCTGGAGCCCCACAGCACGCTGATGATGATGGGGGCCAAGTTCGTCAGCCATCCGCCGTCGGAGCGCGTGGCCGGCCCGTTCCACGCCGCTCTCCGCAAGATGATCGCGGACTTCATGACCTACTGCCGCATGAGTCTGGTGACGCTGGTGACCAACTCGCGTATCACCTGTCGCAACATCACCAACAATCTGCCGATCTATCTTTCGACGCCGCCCATAGATCCGCTGCGAGACCGATTCAAGGGATACCCGGGCATCGTGGTTTCCGCCGGCCCGTCGCTGCGGAAGAACATCGACCAGTTGGCGGACTTGCAGAGCCGGGCGGTCCTGGTGGCGGTGCAGACGACGTTCAAGACGCTGTTGGATCGCGGGATCCGACCGCACTTCGTCACCGCGCTGGACTATCACGAGATGTCCAAGCGGTTCTTCGAGGGCATCGGGGAGGTGAGTCAGACTCATCTGGTGATTGAGCCGAAGGTGACCTGGCACGTGCCCGATCACTATCCCGGGCCGATTTCGGTATTGAGCAACAGCTTCGCCCGGCTGTGCGTCGGCGACCGTTTGGCCGCCCGTGACGGGCTCAAGGCCGGTGCGACCGTCGCTCACCTGGCGTTCTACCTGGCGCTGTACATGGGTTGCGATCCAATCATTCTGGTGGGTCAGGATCTGGCCTACACCAATCATGTGTACTACTCACCAGGCGTGGCCATCCATGGCTTGTGGCGTCCTCAGCTCAACCGGTTCTCAACCATCGAGATGATGGAATGGGAGCGGATTGTGCGCACCCGGCACATCCTGATGAAGGTCAAGGATGTCCAGGGTCGCGCCGTTTACACCGACGAACAGTTGTTCACCTACCTGCAGCAGTTCGAAGGCGACTTCAGCACCGTGCCCGGCCGGGTGATCGATGCGACCGAGGGCGGTGTCCGCAAGGCGGGGACGCGGGTCATGAGTCTGGCGGAGGCCGCCGGTCAGTACTGCACCCGGCCGATTCCCGGCGAGCTGCTGGCCTATCGTGAGAAGACCCGGTGGCACGACCCGTCACGATTGGAGGCGGGGCGAAGGGAGCTTGGCCGACGGATCGAAGAGGTGGACGAGATGGTGGTCGACTGCAAGGAGATGGTCGCCCTGCTCAAGGAACTGGAGACGCTGCTGAATGATCCCCCGGCGTTCAATCGCAGGATTGCGGCGGTGGATGCCCTGCGGGTCAGGATCGACGGGCACGACCATGCCTACCAGATGATCAGTGCGGTCTCGCAGCATGCCGAGCTGCAACGGTTCAGCGCCGACCGGCGGCTGAAGCTGACTGAGACGGAGGGAATCGAATTGGCCAGGGCCCAGCTAGCCCGCGATCTGCGATTTGTGGAAGGCGTGATCGAGGGGGCAGAGGCGCTGAAGGAGATTCTCAGCGAGGGCATTGCGCGATTTGACCGGGCGATGGCACAGAGAATGTGCTGA